A single window of Sandaracinaceae bacterium DNA harbors:
- a CDS encoding vitamin K epoxide reductase family protein: MRAKITIAIVAALSAVAGFSFAAVSTHDFVQHLDRQVHGLHCSFLPGLDQTDVSGASGCHVTLMSPYSSILRETVWGGIPIALPAMAVFAFLLALALGLWATGRVRDPRAMGFQALAWGLPVIASAVMGYISLSTLGAACKLCIGIYAASGVGFVAALAGFFMARADAKPRAIPIPEGAAADETVEAPPPVITTRWGVLGAAFALGVGFVLVPVVVYAAAAPDFERFVGSCGTLADPSDPNTVLLPVGAQTNPVPVIEVLDPLCPACRGFEARFEASSVQSQTSRKVLLFPLDDSCNWMIDRAIHPGACAISEAVICAEDEAEEVIAWAFENQEAIMAAERSAAGGAARMARERFGALSECIGSPRAQARVNQSLRWAVQNQLPVLTPQVYVGQTRLCDADTDLGMDYALTRLVTQHGNGGGQ, encoded by the coding sequence GTGCGCGCCAAAATTACGATCGCGATCGTCGCCGCCCTCTCGGCGGTGGCCGGGTTCTCCTTCGCGGCGGTCTCCACGCACGACTTCGTGCAACACCTCGACCGCCAGGTGCACGGGCTGCACTGCTCCTTCCTGCCGGGCCTCGACCAGACGGACGTGAGCGGGGCGAGCGGCTGCCACGTGACGCTGATGTCCCCCTACTCCTCGATCCTCCGGGAGACGGTGTGGGGCGGGATCCCGATCGCGCTCCCCGCGATGGCGGTGTTCGCCTTCCTCCTCGCCCTCGCGCTGGGGCTCTGGGCCACCGGCCGCGTCCGGGATCCGCGCGCGATGGGGTTCCAGGCCCTGGCCTGGGGCCTCCCGGTGATCGCGTCGGCGGTGATGGGCTACATCTCGCTCTCCACCCTCGGCGCCGCCTGCAAGCTCTGCATCGGGATCTACGCGGCGAGCGGCGTGGGCTTCGTCGCCGCGCTGGCCGGCTTCTTCATGGCGAGGGCCGACGCGAAGCCGCGCGCCATCCCCATCCCCGAAGGCGCCGCGGCCGACGAGACCGTCGAGGCGCCTCCGCCCGTGATCACCACGCGCTGGGGGGTGCTGGGCGCCGCCTTCGCGCTCGGCGTGGGCTTCGTGCTCGTGCCGGTCGTCGTCTACGCGGCGGCCGCGCCCGACTTCGAGCGCTTCGTCGGGAGCTGCGGCACGCTCGCCGATCCGAGCGACCCGAACACGGTGCTCCTGCCGGTGGGCGCCCAGACCAACCCGGTGCCGGTCATCGAGGTGCTCGACCCGCTCTGCCCGGCCTGCCGCGGCTTCGAGGCGCGCTTCGAGGCCTCGAGCGTCCAGTCGCAGACGAGCCGCAAGGTGCTCCTCTTCCCGCTCGACGACAGCTGCAACTGGATGATCGACCGCGCCATCCACCCCGGCGCGTGCGCGATCAGCGAGGCGGTGATCTGCGCCGAAGACGAAGCCGAGGAGGTGATCGCCTGGGCCTTCGAGAACCAGGAGGCGATCATGGCCGCGGAGCGATCGGCGGCGGGCGGCGCGGCGCGAATGGCCCGCGAGCGCTTCGGCGCGCTGAGCGAGTGCATCGGCAGCCCGCGCGCGCAGGCGCGGGTCAACCAGTCGCTCCGCTGGGCGGTGCAGAACCAGCTGCCCGTGCTCACCCCGCAGGTCTACGTGGGCCAGACGCGCCTCTGTGACGCGGACACGGACCTCGGCATGGACTACGCGCTGACCCGGCTGGTGACCCAGCACGGGAATGGAGGCGGACAGTGA